One genomic segment of Chitinophaga sancti includes these proteins:
- a CDS encoding Gfo/Idh/MocA family protein, which translates to MKKQHLHRRTFLKNTMAAGVGLTLLDTPSRLFANVKKEKVRMGLIGVGARGQGHLELCLNRTDVEVVAIADPDTNWAIPGARKLIDKIYGSKRKVAEYTNGPGDFHNLLKRDDIDAVIIATPWEWHTPQAVAAMKAGKTPAVEVCGATDVGECWQLVNVSEETGVPVFAMENVSYRRDIMAVLNMVRQGLFGELTHLQGGYQHDLRKVKFNDGKQIYGGGVEFGEKGLSEAHWRTNHSVHRNGDLYPTHGLWPVANMINVNRGNRLLSLTSVATKSRGLHKYIVDNSSESHPNAKVQFNLGDIVTTLIRTSNGETIMLSHDTNSPRPYSLNFRVQGTNGLWMDDKASVYVEGKSPYDEWEKAGEPEDGGSYMGKYDHPLWKRYTKSSAGAGHGGMDWYVINSFVESIKRGAPYAQDVYDLATMYAITPLSEASVAEGGSVQYIPDFTRGQWINRKPIFALDDQY; encoded by the coding sequence ATGAAAAAGCAGCATTTACACCGGAGAACATTTCTCAAAAACACCATGGCCGCCGGAGTCGGCCTTACCTTGCTGGATACTCCTTCCAGGTTATTCGCTAACGTAAAAAAAGAAAAAGTCAGAATGGGCCTCATTGGCGTTGGTGCCAGGGGACAAGGCCACTTAGAGTTATGTTTAAACCGTACAGACGTAGAAGTAGTCGCGATTGCCGATCCTGACACCAACTGGGCAATTCCGGGCGCAAGAAAACTCATTGACAAGATCTACGGCAGCAAAAGAAAAGTAGCAGAGTACACAAACGGACCTGGAGATTTTCACAACCTGCTGAAGAGAGATGACATCGATGCAGTAATCATCGCCACTCCGTGGGAATGGCATACACCACAGGCAGTAGCCGCCATGAAGGCGGGCAAAACACCAGCAGTAGAAGTGTGTGGCGCAACTGATGTTGGTGAATGCTGGCAACTTGTAAATGTGAGCGAAGAAACAGGCGTGCCTGTATTCGCCATGGAAAATGTAAGCTATCGTCGTGATATCATGGCGGTGCTGAACATGGTGAGACAAGGTCTCTTTGGAGAACTGACTCACCTGCAGGGAGGCTACCAGCATGATCTGCGGAAAGTAAAATTCAATGATGGGAAGCAGATTTATGGCGGTGGTGTTGAGTTTGGTGAGAAAGGACTTTCCGAAGCACACTGGCGTACCAATCACAGCGTACATCGTAATGGCGACCTCTACCCTACGCATGGTTTGTGGCCGGTTGCGAATATGATCAATGTGAACAGAGGAAATCGTCTGCTCTCGCTCACATCGGTGGCGACAAAGTCACGTGGCTTACATAAATATATTGTTGACAATAGTAGTGAGAGCCATCCGAATGCGAAGGTTCAATTTAACCTTGGTGATATTGTGACAACTTTGATCCGCACCAGCAATGGAGAAACGATCATGTTGTCGCACGATACGAATTCACCACGACCTTATTCTTTGAACTTCAGGGTGCAGGGAACGAATGGTTTGTGGATGGATGATAAAGCAAGTGTGTATGTGGAAGGCAAGAGCCCTTATGATGAGTGGGAAAAAGCTGGTGAGCCGGAAGATGGAGGCAGCTATATGGGGAAATATGATCACCCGCTGTGGAAGAGATATACCAAGAGTTCAGCAGGTGCAGGACATGGAGGAATGGATTGGTATGTGATTAATAGTTTTGTAGAAAGTATAAAGAGAGGTGCGCCTTATGCACAGGATGTGTATGATCTGGCTACGATGTATGCAATAACGCCATTGAGCGAAGCTTCGGTAGCAGAAGGAGGGAGTGTACAGTATATACCTGATTTCACGAGAGGGCAATGGATTAATCGAAAACCGATCTTTGCGCTGGATGATCAATATTAA
- a CDS encoding sugar MFS transporter has protein sequence MGNSATSIKEPLPMQPQQQANYGKAMGIIGTLFFIFGFVTWLNSVLIPFLKQACEISDFEVFFVTFAFYISYLVMAIPSSAILKKIGFTKGMSLGLLIMAVGSMIFIPAAYARSFPLFLLGLFAQGTGLTLLQAASNPYVTILGPIEKAAQRISIMGICNKVAGMIGIFVLVQLLFSDATELSAKINTLTGAAREAELQALAQRVVVPYLVMAVVLLALAFMVRKSELPEINTEEEDTAADEAGVKKGIPPHLLLGVVCIFAYVGVEVLAIDSLALYGEYSGLEKMVATNLGIYSLIALTVGYLSGIVLIPKVISQKTGLIICASLALILSVGALATHGWTSIICIILLSLAHALMWPGIWPLAMNKAGKYTKIGAAFMVMAICGGAILPLIYGAIAKGSDRHIAYVVMLPCYLYILYYGLSGHKVGLKKA, from the coding sequence ATGGGGAACTCCGCTACATCTATTAAAGAGCCTTTACCTATGCAACCACAACAGCAGGCCAATTATGGCAAAGCAATGGGCATCATCGGCACTTTATTTTTCATTTTTGGATTTGTGACCTGGTTGAACAGCGTGCTGATCCCTTTTTTGAAGCAGGCCTGTGAAATATCAGACTTCGAGGTGTTTTTCGTCACCTTTGCCTTCTACATTAGTTACCTGGTGATGGCAATTCCGTCATCTGCCATCCTGAAGAAGATCGGTTTTACAAAAGGGATGTCTCTCGGTCTGCTCATCATGGCTGTAGGTTCCATGATTTTTATTCCTGCTGCTTACGCACGTAGTTTTCCATTATTCCTGTTAGGATTATTTGCACAAGGTACTGGTCTGACGCTGCTGCAGGCGGCTTCTAACCCGTATGTAACGATCCTTGGACCTATTGAAAAAGCGGCACAGCGTATCAGTATCATGGGTATCTGTAACAAGGTAGCGGGTATGATCGGCATTTTCGTACTGGTACAGTTGTTATTCAGTGATGCGACTGAATTGTCTGCTAAGATCAACACCCTGACAGGTGCTGCAAGAGAAGCAGAGCTGCAGGCGCTGGCACAGCGTGTGGTGGTACCTTACCTGGTGATGGCGGTAGTATTGTTGGCACTTGCATTTATGGTGAGAAAGTCAGAACTGCCTGAAATCAATACGGAAGAAGAAGATACTGCTGCTGACGAAGCGGGTGTTAAGAAAGGCATTCCACCGCATTTGCTGCTTGGTGTGGTTTGTATCTTTGCTTATGTGGGTGTGGAAGTATTAGCGATCGACTCACTGGCATTGTATGGTGAGTATAGCGGTCTCGAAAAGATGGTAGCGACGAACCTGGGTATTTATAGCCTGATTGCGCTGACGGTTGGTTACCTCTCCGGTATCGTGCTGATTCCAAAAGTGATTTCCCAGAAAACGGGTCTGATCATTTGTGCATCACTGGCGCTGATCCTCTCCGTAGGTGCGCTGGCTACACATGGCTGGACTTCTATTATCTGCATCATTCTGCTTAGCTTAGCTCATGCACTTATGTGGCCTGGTATCTGGCCGCTGGCAATGAACAAAGCAGGTAAATATACCAAGATCGGTGCGGCTTTCATGGTGATGGCGATTTGTGGTGGTGCGATTCTGCCATTGATCTATGGTGCGATTGCAAAGGGTTCTGACAGGCATATTGCTTATGTGGTAATGCTGCCTTGCTATTTGTACATCCTGTATTATGGTCTGAGTGGGCATAAGGTGGGGTTGAAGAAAGCGTAA
- a CDS encoding argininosuccinate synthase has protein sequence MKKVVLGFSGGLDTSYCVKYLTEEKGYEVHSVIVNTGGFSEEELAEIEKRAYNLGVKSHKTVNAVRSYYDSVIKYLIFGNVLKNNTYPLSVSAERMSQALAIGEYVREVGADAVAHGSTGAGNDQVRFDMIFNIMIPGVEIITPIRDMKLSREAEISYLKEKGVEMNFEKAAYSINKGMWGTSVGGKETLTSNGFLPEEAWPTQLTKEGTEQVKLKFVKGELTGVNDKTFAHPSEAIQYLQTIAGPFAIGRDIHVGDTIIGIKGRVGFEAAAPVIIIKAHHALEKHVLTKWQLSWKDQLAAFYGNWMHEGQIMDPVMRDIEAFLQHSQENVTGEVFVTLQPYRFQVTGIESAYDLMSSKFGKYGEMNNGWSGEDVRGFSKIFGNQTMIWHQVTESANGGK, from the coding sequence ATGAAAAAAGTAGTACTGGGATTTAGCGGAGGACTCGATACTTCCTATTGCGTTAAATATCTGACAGAAGAAAAAGGATATGAAGTGCATTCTGTAATCGTGAATACCGGTGGTTTTTCTGAAGAAGAACTGGCGGAAATTGAAAAGCGCGCTTACAATTTAGGTGTGAAGAGCCACAAGACGGTAAATGCAGTACGCTCTTATTATGATAGTGTAATCAAATACCTCATCTTCGGAAATGTACTGAAGAACAACACTTACCCACTGAGCGTAAGTGCTGAGCGTATGAGCCAGGCACTCGCTATCGGCGAATATGTGAGAGAAGTTGGTGCAGATGCTGTAGCACACGGTAGTACCGGTGCCGGTAACGACCAGGTTCGTTTTGATATGATCTTTAATATCATGATCCCAGGTGTTGAAATCATCACCCCGATCCGTGATATGAAACTGAGCCGTGAAGCAGAAATTTCTTACCTGAAAGAAAAAGGTGTGGAAATGAACTTTGAAAAGGCTGCATACTCCATCAACAAAGGGATGTGGGGTACATCCGTAGGTGGTAAAGAGACCCTGACTTCCAACGGTTTCCTGCCTGAAGAAGCATGGCCTACACAACTTACCAAAGAAGGTACTGAGCAGGTGAAACTGAAATTTGTGAAAGGTGAACTGACTGGTGTAAACGACAAGACTTTTGCTCACCCTTCCGAAGCCATCCAATACTTGCAAACCATAGCAGGCCCATTTGCCATTGGCCGCGATATACACGTAGGTGATACCATCATCGGTATCAAAGGCCGCGTAGGTTTTGAAGCTGCCGCGCCTGTTATCATTATTAAAGCACACCATGCACTGGAAAAACACGTGCTTACAAAATGGCAGCTGAGCTGGAAAGATCAACTGGCTGCATTCTATGGCAACTGGATGCATGAAGGTCAGATCATGGACCCTGTAATGCGCGACATCGAAGCGTTCTTACAGCACAGCCAGGAAAATGTAACCGGCGAAGTATTTGTAACATTACAGCCTTACCGCTTCCAGGTAACTGGTATCGAATCTGCCTACGATCTGATGAGCAGCAAATTCGGTAAATACGGTGAGATGAATAATGGCTGGAGTGGCGAAGATGTAAGAGGCTTCAGCAAGATCTTCGGTAACCAGACTATGATCTGGCATCAGGTAACTGAGAGCGCCAACGGCGGCAAATAA
- a CDS encoding GNAT family N-acetyltransferase encodes MTRLENPNIIVRVATVDDQHYGKTITDEMEASAKARGTGIAKRSPEYVQHKMEEGKAVIAVTDKGEWVGFCYVEAWGHEKFVANSGLIVNPAFRGHGVAKAIKHKVFELSREKYPDAKIFGLTTGLAVMKINSELGYEPVTYSELTDDEEFWKGCRSCVNFDVLTSKNRKNCLCTAMLYDPVEKAKEEAAKRAAAADHYNVVIQPQVMVAANGTIQHSQRKRKFSNNFKLFERWLRYKRFVLLKSGKEKEGGSGGGGAAAASKKRFFLFNFL; translated from the coding sequence TTGACAAGATTGGAAAATCCGAATATTATCGTACGGGTAGCCACCGTTGACGATCAGCATTATGGTAAGACAATTACCGACGAGATGGAAGCTTCGGCCAAGGCCAGAGGGACAGGCATCGCTAAGCGTTCTCCTGAATATGTACAGCATAAAATGGAAGAAGGCAAGGCCGTGATTGCAGTCACTGACAAAGGTGAATGGGTAGGCTTTTGCTATGTAGAAGCCTGGGGCCATGAGAAGTTTGTGGCTAACTCTGGTTTGATTGTCAACCCCGCATTCCGTGGACATGGTGTGGCGAAAGCCATTAAACATAAAGTGTTCGAACTCTCCCGGGAGAAATATCCTGATGCCAAGATCTTTGGTCTGACTACAGGACTCGCTGTGATGAAAATCAATTCCGAGCTGGGCTATGAGCCCGTAACGTACTCAGAACTGACTGACGACGAAGAGTTCTGGAAAGGATGCCGGAGTTGTGTTAACTTTGACGTGCTGACCAGCAAGAACCGTAAGAACTGTTTGTGTACTGCTATGCTCTACGATCCTGTAGAGAAAGCAAAAGAAGAAGCCGCAAAGCGTGCAGCCGCAGCCGACCATTACAATGTAGTGATACAGCCACAGGTGATGGTCGCCGCAAATGGTACTATACAGCATTCACAGCGCAAGCGTAAGTTCTCTAACAACTTCAAGCTGTTCGAACGCTGGCTGCGGTATAAAAGATTCGTACTGCTCAAGAGCGGTAAAGAAAAAGAAGGAGGAAGCGGTGGCGGTGGCGCTGCTGCAGCGAGCAAGAAAAGATTCTTCCTGTTTAATTTTTTATAG
- a CDS encoding discoidin domain-containing protein yields MVEEVIPTILTLTSFIFSADSSNPPLNGIHFGDHDIIEFRRMREQVFKKNLALNAKVTASSSRTQVKPASLVDGDAGTYWESTDSALTPVITLNFKKAVTFNRLLLQDYIALGQRVKSFRVEVLDHGQYKEIANETTIGHKRILLLPDTRTKGLRITITAAKACPVLSEVQLFRAPKS; encoded by the coding sequence ATGGTGGAAGAGGTTATTCCTACTATTTTAACTTTGACTTCCTTTATTTTCTCTGCTGATAGCAGTAATCCTCCTCTTAATGGTATTCACTTCGGAGACCATGATATAATAGAGTTCCGTCGTATGCGTGAGCAGGTATTTAAAAAGAACCTGGCCCTGAATGCCAAAGTAACCGCTTCCAGCTCCAGAACGCAGGTAAAACCTGCCAGTCTGGTGGATGGCGATGCCGGCACTTACTGGGAAAGTACTGACTCAGCACTGACACCGGTGATCACCCTGAACTTCAAAAAAGCCGTGACTTTCAACCGTTTATTATTGCAGGATTACATTGCGCTGGGCCAGCGTGTAAAAAGTTTCAGGGTAGAAGTGCTGGATCACGGCCAATATAAAGAGATAGCGAACGAAACGACAATTGGTCATAAACGGATATTATTGTTGCCAGACACGAGGACGAAGGGACTCCGCATCACCATCACAGCAGCGAAAGCCTGTCCTGTATTGAGTGAGGTACAATTGTTCCGTGCGCCCAAAAGTTGA
- the argC gene encoding N-acetyl-gamma-glutamyl-phosphate reductase, which produces MATEKKINAGIVGGAGYGGGEMIRLLLNHPNVNISFVHSRSNAGNPLYAVHADLLGETELTFTGELSNDVDVIFLCLGHGEAKKFVEDNDIPAHINIIDLSQDFRLGETAKGREFVYGLVELNKEKIASAKNIANPGCFATAIQLGLLPLAKAGKLQEVHTTGITGSTGAGQSLQATSHFTWRANNVSTYKVLSHQHLKEIRRSLQLLQPSFGGEINFVPVRGDFPRGIWITSYLNSDLSIEEAQQLYKDYYADAPFTHVSDKQIDLKQVVNTNKVLIQLEKVGNKLVIHSIEDNLVKGASGQAIQNMNIMYGLDETAGLKLKSIVF; this is translated from the coding sequence ATGGCAACTGAGAAAAAAATAAATGCAGGGATCGTAGGCGGCGCAGGTTATGGTGGTGGTGAAATGATCCGTCTTTTACTCAATCATCCCAACGTAAATATATCATTCGTACACAGTCGCAGTAATGCCGGCAATCCTTTGTATGCCGTGCACGCTGACCTGCTGGGCGAAACTGAGCTCACCTTTACTGGTGAACTCAGCAATGATGTGGATGTGATCTTCCTTTGCCTGGGACATGGCGAAGCAAAGAAATTTGTGGAAGACAACGACATCCCTGCACACATCAATATCATCGATCTGAGCCAGGATTTCAGACTCGGTGAAACAGCCAAAGGCCGTGAATTCGTTTATGGTCTCGTAGAGCTGAACAAAGAAAAAATTGCCAGCGCAAAGAACATCGCCAACCCGGGCTGCTTTGCCACTGCTATACAACTCGGCTTGCTGCCACTGGCAAAAGCCGGTAAACTGCAGGAAGTACATACGACCGGTATCACTGGTTCTACCGGTGCCGGACAAAGTCTGCAGGCAACTTCCCATTTTACATGGAGAGCCAACAATGTAAGCACATACAAAGTGCTGAGCCATCAGCACCTGAAGGAAATACGACGAAGCTTACAGCTGTTGCAACCTTCTTTCGGAGGTGAGATCAATTTTGTACCTGTAAGAGGTGACTTCCCAAGAGGAATCTGGATCACTTCGTACCTGAACAGCGATCTGTCAATCGAAGAAGCACAGCAGCTGTATAAGGACTATTATGCAGATGCACCGTTCACACACGTGAGTGATAAACAGATTGACCTGAAACAGGTGGTAAACACCAACAAGGTCCTGATCCAGTTAGAAAAAGTGGGCAACAAACTCGTGATCCACTCTATCGAGGACAACCTGGTGAAAGGCGCCTCCGGACAGGCCATTCAGAATATGAACATCATGTACGGACTGGATGAAACTGCAGGACTGAAGCTGAAATCAATCGTATTTTAA
- a CDS encoding aspartate aminotransferase family protein encodes MNLFDVYPINNITIEKALGSNVWDDQGNQYLDMYGGHAVISIGHTHPHYVRRLTEQLNKVGFYSNSVKIPIQQQLAEKLGQLSGKPDYQLFLVNSGAEANENALKLASFYNGKKKVIAFKNSFHGRTSLAVAVTDNPKIVAPVNQTDNVIFLPWEDEAALEAAFKANEISSVIIEGIQGVGGIKVASTSFLQKIRSLCDQYNAVFIADSVQCGYGRSGKFYSHDHAGVNADIYTMAKGMGNGFPIGGIIIAPHIKPAYGMLGTTFGGNHLACAAALAVLETMENENLIANAEKVGNYLISELKKFPQVTEVRGKGLMIGIELPESLNHVRKELLFKHKIFTGEAKPNVIRLLPSLALTMEHANEFLTAFSKELN; translated from the coding sequence ATGAATTTATTCGACGTATATCCCATCAATAATATTACTATTGAAAAAGCCTTAGGTTCCAACGTTTGGGACGATCAGGGCAACCAGTATCTTGACATGTATGGCGGTCACGCTGTGATCTCTATCGGTCATACACATCCTCATTATGTAAGGCGGCTCACCGAACAACTGAACAAAGTTGGTTTCTATTCCAATTCTGTAAAGATCCCTATTCAGCAGCAACTGGCTGAAAAACTGGGACAACTGAGCGGTAAACCTGACTACCAGCTGTTCCTCGTGAACTCTGGCGCAGAGGCAAATGAGAATGCACTGAAACTGGCTTCTTTCTACAATGGTAAAAAGAAAGTAATTGCTTTCAAAAACAGCTTCCATGGTAGAACCAGCCTGGCTGTTGCGGTGACAGACAATCCTAAGATCGTAGCGCCTGTGAACCAGACTGACAACGTAATTTTCCTGCCATGGGAAGATGAAGCAGCACTGGAAGCGGCTTTCAAAGCCAACGAAATCTCCTCTGTGATCATCGAAGGTATACAGGGTGTAGGTGGTATTAAAGTAGCCAGCACTTCTTTCCTGCAAAAGATCAGAAGTCTGTGCGATCAGTATAATGCAGTTTTCATAGCAGACAGCGTACAGTGTGGTTACGGCAGAAGCGGTAAATTCTACTCCCACGACCATGCAGGTGTGAATGCAGATATTTACACCATGGCAAAGGGAATGGGTAATGGTTTCCCAATCGGTGGTATCATCATCGCTCCTCATATCAAACCAGCTTACGGCATGCTGGGTACAACCTTTGGTGGTAATCACCTGGCTTGTGCAGCAGCACTGGCAGTACTGGAAACAATGGAGAATGAAAACCTGATTGCGAACGCAGAGAAAGTAGGTAACTACCTGATCAGCGAACTGAAGAAATTCCCACAGGTAACTGAGGTAAGGGGGAAAGGTCTCATGATCGGTATCGAACTGCCGGAGTCACTGAACCATGTGAGAAAAGAACTGTTATTTAAGCATAAGATCTTTACCGGCGAGGCGAAGCCAAATGTGATCAGGTTGCTGCCTTCACTGGCACTGACCATGGAACATGCCAACGAGTTCCTGACTGCTTTCAGCAAAGAACTGAATTAA